The following coding sequences lie in one Azoarcus sp. PA01 genomic window:
- a CDS encoding IS256 family transposase: MKKDTSRQSVEQSEVGLSLEELIRRGARDLIQKAIEVEVRQLLADYENVKMLGGQKAVVRNGYLPAREVLTAVGNVEVCVPKVRDRSGSGVKFNSTLVPPYVRRSARVSAALPWLYLKGISTGDMREALTVLLGEEARGLSPNVVSRLKAEWASDYTDWMKRDLSDARYVYWWADGVHTSLRAEDDARQCLLVIIGVKLDGTKELVTVGDGLRESKASWLELLRDLKNRGLERGPRLAVGDGALGFWGALDETYPETRRQRCWVHKTANVLNALPKSLQAKAKAALHEIWMAPTRALAEQAFKQFVESYQAKYPKAAEKLIKDRDALLAFYDFPAEHWVHLRTTNPIESTFATVRHRTTRTKNCVTRSTFLGLSLKLVQEAEKSWRRIKKAERIAELMQGVVFADGVPVKEHEQEQQRLAA, translated from the coding sequence ATGAAGAAGGATACGAGTAGGCAGTCGGTTGAGCAATCGGAGGTGGGTCTGTCGCTGGAGGAACTGATCCGACGGGGTGCGCGCGATCTGATCCAGAAGGCGATCGAGGTCGAGGTGCGGCAATTGTTGGCCGACTACGAGAACGTGAAGATGCTGGGCGGGCAGAAGGCGGTGGTCAGGAACGGCTATCTGCCGGCCCGCGAAGTGCTCACGGCAGTCGGCAATGTGGAAGTGTGTGTGCCCAAGGTCCGTGATCGCTCGGGCAGCGGCGTGAAGTTCAATTCGACCCTGGTGCCGCCGTATGTTCGCCGCTCGGCGCGGGTGTCGGCCGCGCTGCCCTGGTTGTACCTGAAGGGCATTTCGACCGGCGACATGCGCGAGGCGCTCACGGTGCTGCTCGGCGAGGAGGCACGCGGGCTGTCGCCCAACGTGGTCAGCCGCCTGAAGGCCGAGTGGGCGAGCGACTACACCGACTGGATGAAACGGGATCTGTCCGATGCTCGCTACGTCTATTGGTGGGCTGACGGCGTGCACACCAGTCTGCGAGCCGAAGACGATGCCCGTCAGTGCCTGCTCGTGATCATCGGCGTCAAGCTCGACGGCACCAAGGAGTTGGTCACGGTCGGTGATGGACTGCGTGAATCCAAGGCATCCTGGCTCGAACTGCTGCGCGACCTGAAGAACCGTGGGCTCGAACGGGGTCCTCGGCTGGCCGTAGGCGATGGCGCGTTGGGTTTCTGGGGCGCGCTCGACGAGACCTATCCCGAGACGCGACGCCAGCGTTGCTGGGTGCACAAGACCGCCAACGTCCTGAACGCGTTGCCGAAGTCGCTCCAGGCGAAAGCCAAAGCGGCCCTCCACGAGATCTGGATGGCGCCCACCCGCGCGCTGGCCGAGCAGGCGTTCAAGCAGTTCGTCGAGAGCTACCAGGCGAAATACCCGAAGGCGGCCGAAAAACTCATCAAGGACCGGGACGCGTTGCTCGCCTTCTACGACTTTCCTGCCGAACACTGGGTTCATCTGCGCACGACCAATCCAATCGAGTCGACCTTCGCCACCGTGCGTCACCGCACGACCCGCACGAAGAACTGCGTGACGCGCTCGACGTTCCTGGGCCTGTCCTTGAAGCTCGTGCAGGAAGCCGAGAAGTCGTGGCGCCGTATCAAGAAGGCCGAACGCATTGCCGAACTGATGCAGGGAGTCGTCTTTGCAGACGGGGTGCCGGTGAAAGAGCACGAGCAGGAACAGCAGCGGCTCGCCGCCTGA
- a CDS encoding conjugal transfer protein TraO, with protein sequence MKQRLLVMNGSRIVQNEREGQWYTDKVDKAGALRPGIYNLYLASRADKAAAHSGVILHADKEHVYQQVGKNYVMHDRSDFDKTPEIGSARSISYDAQGKASVSAETVQLSRGRSR encoded by the coding sequence GTGAAACAAAGACTTCTTGTGATGAATGGTTCGCGGATCGTTCAGAACGAGCGAGAAGGCCAGTGGTACACCGACAAAGTCGATAAGGCCGGGGCTTTGAGGCCCGGTATATACAACTTGTATCTTGCTAGCCGAGCAGACAAGGCCGCCGCCCACAGCGGCGTAATCCTTCATGCCGACAAGGAGCACGTATACCAGCAAGTAGGCAAGAACTACGTCATGCACGATCGCTCAGACTTCGATAAAACACCGGAAATTGGGAGCGCCAGAAGTATCAGCTACGACGCGCAAGGCAAGGCCAGCGTGTCCGCCGAAACGGTCCAGCTCAGTCGAGGGCGCTCTCGGTAG